One genomic window of Aptenodytes patagonicus chromosome 3, bAptPat1.pri.cur, whole genome shotgun sequence includes the following:
- the DLK2 gene encoding protein delta homolog 2 isoform X1, giving the protein MLRSFCLQLMSLVWILLAHHQLAQGDDCSERCNLAHGCCDQDGKCRCDPGWEGEYCEECVRMPGCLHGTCHQPWQCICHTGWAGKFCDKDIHICKHQSPCQNGAQCIYDRDGEYSCLCPEGFHGKDCEMKTGPCEKAGSPCKNGGQCQDENGFASNFTCRCLAGFVGALCENDVDDCLMRPCANGATCHDGINRFSCQCQVGFEGRFCTININDCASQPCKNGAKCYDRINDYDCLCPDRFTGKTCEISIPEPTWAPPYHPANHENGGGMKSTTSEMPGVTQPEPVRTVVTGRRMANHSEKEPGGGLLKISVKEVVTQRDSGLSEAQLVTVLVFGVLTAVLVLITILLMLRNWQRGRQRLNWCQSPSQAARKLQDQECQVGMLNTILIEPRKTTEL; this is encoded by the exons GTGATGACTGCAGCGAGCGCTGTAATCTCGCCCACGGCTGCTGTGACCAGGATGGGAAGTGCAG GTGCGATCCAGGCTGGGAGGGCGAGTACTGCGAGGAGTGCGTGCGTATGCCGGGGTGTCTCCATGGGACGTGCCACCAGCCTTGGCAGTGCATCTGTCACACCGGCTGGGCCGGCAAGTTCTGTGACAAAG aCATACACATCTGCAAACACCAGTCCCCATGCCAGAACGGGGCTCAGTGCATCTATGATCGAGACGGGGAATATTCCTGCCTGTGTCCAGAAGGCTTCCACGGGAAGGACTGTGAGATGAAGACAGGGCCATGTGAGAAGGCAGG GTCTCCGTGCAAGAATGGGGGCCAGTGTCAAGACGAAAATGGCTTTGCCAGCAACTTTACCTGCCGGTGCCTTGCTGGCTTCGTGGGGGCTCTCTGTGAGAACGACGTGGATGACTGCCTGATGCGTCCCTGTGCCAACGGTGCCACCTGCCACGATGGGATCAACCGCTTCtcctgccagtgccaggtgggCTTCGAAGGGCGTTTCTGCACCATCAACATCAACGACTGCGCCAGCCAGCCATGCAAAAACGGGGCAAAGTGCTACGACCGTATCAATGACTATGACTGCTTGTGTCCTGACCGTTTCACTGGCAAAACCTGCGAGATCTCCATCCCTGAGCCCACCTGGGCTCCACCCTACCACCCTGCAAACCATGAGAACGGTGGGGGCATGAAAAGCACCACCAGCGAGATGCCAGGGGTGACGCAGCCAGAGCCTGTCAGGACCGTGGTCACAGGGCGGCGCATGGCCAACCACAGCGAGAAAGAGCCGGGGGGAGGGTTGTTGAAAATCTCTGTGAAGGAGGTGGTGACCCAAAGGGACTCGGGGCTGAGCGAAGCCCAGCTGGTGACAGTGCTGGTGTTTGGGGTGCTGACGGCGGTGTTGGTCCTCATCACCATCCTGCTAATGCTGAGGAACTGGCAGAGGGGCCGTCAGAGATTGAACTGGTGCCAAAGCCCTTCTCAGGCTGCAAGGAAGCTCCAAGACCAGGAGTGTCAGGTGGGCATGCTCAACACCATCCTGATCGAGCCCAGGAAGACGACAGAGCTGTGA
- the DLK2 gene encoding protein delta homolog 2 isoform X2, with translation MLRSFCLQLMSLVWILLAHHQLAQDIHICKHQSPCQNGAQCIYDRDGEYSCLCPEGFHGKDCEMKTGPCEKAGSPCKNGGQCQDENGFASNFTCRCLAGFVGALCENDVDDCLMRPCANGATCHDGINRFSCQCQVGFEGRFCTININDCASQPCKNGAKCYDRINDYDCLCPDRFTGKTCEISIPEPTWAPPYHPANHENGGGMKSTTSEMPGVTQPEPVRTVVTGRRMANHSEKEPGGGLLKISVKEVVTQRDSGLSEAQLVTVLVFGVLTAVLVLITILLMLRNWQRGRQRLNWCQSPSQAARKLQDQECQVGMLNTILIEPRKTTEL, from the exons aCATACACATCTGCAAACACCAGTCCCCATGCCAGAACGGGGCTCAGTGCATCTATGATCGAGACGGGGAATATTCCTGCCTGTGTCCAGAAGGCTTCCACGGGAAGGACTGTGAGATGAAGACAGGGCCATGTGAGAAGGCAGG GTCTCCGTGCAAGAATGGGGGCCAGTGTCAAGACGAAAATGGCTTTGCCAGCAACTTTACCTGCCGGTGCCTTGCTGGCTTCGTGGGGGCTCTCTGTGAGAACGACGTGGATGACTGCCTGATGCGTCCCTGTGCCAACGGTGCCACCTGCCACGATGGGATCAACCGCTTCtcctgccagtgccaggtgggCTTCGAAGGGCGTTTCTGCACCATCAACATCAACGACTGCGCCAGCCAGCCATGCAAAAACGGGGCAAAGTGCTACGACCGTATCAATGACTATGACTGCTTGTGTCCTGACCGTTTCACTGGCAAAACCTGCGAGATCTCCATCCCTGAGCCCACCTGGGCTCCACCCTACCACCCTGCAAACCATGAGAACGGTGGGGGCATGAAAAGCACCACCAGCGAGATGCCAGGGGTGACGCAGCCAGAGCCTGTCAGGACCGTGGTCACAGGGCGGCGCATGGCCAACCACAGCGAGAAAGAGCCGGGGGGAGGGTTGTTGAAAATCTCTGTGAAGGAGGTGGTGACCCAAAGGGACTCGGGGCTGAGCGAAGCCCAGCTGGTGACAGTGCTGGTGTTTGGGGTGCTGACGGCGGTGTTGGTCCTCATCACCATCCTGCTAATGCTGAGGAACTGGCAGAGGGGCCGTCAGAGATTGAACTGGTGCCAAAGCCCTTCTCAGGCTGCAAGGAAGCTCCAAGACCAGGAGTGTCAGGTGGGCATGCTCAACACCATCCTGATCGAGCCCAGGAAGACGACAGAGCTGTGA